CAGGACATCGGCGCGCGCACGTTCGAGGTGATCCTTGTGGACAACGCGAGTACGGATGGCAGCGTTCAATTCGCCCAGGACTCGTTCCCGCAGCTCACGATCATCGCCCTTGACGAGAATCTGGGATTCGCGGCGGGAAACAACGTCGGCATGGCCGCCGCGCGTGGCGATGTGGTTCTGTTGCTGAACCCGGATACGATTTCCCACCCGGGCGCTTTCGCGGCGATTCTGGATTTCATGGAGGCGCACCCGGCCTGCGGAATCGCGGGCCCGAAACTCCTGAACAAGGACGGGACGCTCCAGTACTCCTGCCGCCATTTTGCCAGGCTTGAGGCGGGGTTCTTTCGAAACACGCCGCTGGGTCGACTGTTTCCGCGGAACCGCGCGACGCGCGACTACCTGATGAAGGATGCGCCCCACGATGAACCGATGGTCGTGGACTGGGTGAGCGGCGCGGCAATGGCGATCAGGCGGGAGGTGATCGACGCGGTAGGAACGCTCGACGAGGAATTCTACATGTATGTGGAAGATGTCGATCTGTGCTACCGGGCCAAGCAGGCTGGCTGGCAGACGTGGTATGCGCCGGCCGGGGTAATCACGCACGCGATCGCCCAGAGCAGCGACAAGAACCCCCGCCCCATGATCATCGCCTTCCATAAGAGCATGTTCCGGTTCTTCCGCAAGCACTATCTCGGCACGCTTTATCCCGGCTGGCTCACTCCCATCGTGGCGGTCGGGCTGACAGTACGGGTGGGCCTTGTGATCGCTCTGGGCTACTGGAAGGACCTTACCGGGAAGGGACCCGAAAAGGCATCGATTCCGCCGGAGCAGCAAGAGGATCGGAAATGAACCGTTCCCTGCTGAAATACCTGTGGTTTGGGCTGTTATGCGCCAACCTGGGGTTTGCACCGTGGCTCGGCGGGCAGTGGAGCGGCGTTGGCCCAGCCGTCGGCCGGTCGCTGGCAGCCGTGGCCGGGCTGGCATGGCTGGCTGATCGCCGCCGTGACCTGAGATTTCCCCGTCCTGCCTTCTGGCTCTGGGGATTCATAGCCTGGTCGGTGGTGACTGTGGTCGGTCAGACGAGCCTTCATGCCAGCCTTCTTGCGTTGAGCGATCTTGTGTCGTACGCTGTACTTTTCGTGCTGGCCGCCGATGCGTCGGACGATGACCTCCTGCGTCCGCTGGCGCTCTGCGCGCTGTTTGCGGGGTGCGCCGTCGCAGCGGGTATAGGCATCGCGCACTCGGTCGATAGCGGGCCGGGGTGGCGTGAGTTCGGCCCGTTCGCGACGCCAAACCTCTTCGCGTCCTACCTCGTGACGCTGTTGCCTGTGGCCTTCCTTATGGCCGTCCGGTCGCTGCGGAAGGACGTTTCGCTTCCAGGCGACCGGCGGACACCCGCGAACGTGGCATCCGTCATGCTGGGCATCGTGGCCATGGCGGTCGGATTCACCGCGCTTTTACTGACAGGGTCCAAGGGCGCGGTAGGGGCGCTCGTCGCGGCCGTCGTTGTTGTGTTTGCCATCGCTCGACCGTGGCGGCAGTTGCGCGGCGCGATGGTAGGCATGGCGGTCCTTGTCCTGGTGTTTGCCACCGGCATCGGAGGGCGAACCCTCCTGGGTCGCGTCGAGAGCGCCGGAACGACCGAAGTACATTCAACACAGTTCCGCGTGCTCACTTGGAAGGGCGCCGCCCGTATGGCAGCCGCGCATCCGCTCATAGGGACGGGCATTGGCACCTTCGGCGCCGCATTCAATCGCTATGCCATCGCCGGTTGGACGCAAGCCGCTCACAACGCTTACCTGCAGGCCGCGGCCGAGACGGGGGTTCCGGGGTTGGTCCTGTTTCTCGTGGCGCTGTGCAGTGCGGCGGCGGGCCTGCTCACCAGGGCGCGCGGAGGCTCGCTTGTTGCCGCCGGGGCTCTCGCCGGCCTCGTCGCGGCCGCGCTGCACAACGGAGTGGATTACGGCTGGTCGCTCTGGGGCCCCAGTGCGGCCATGTGGGGCCTCATCGGCCTCGGACTGGGGTCAACCGGCGCCCTGAAGTCCCCCAGATGGCTGACGGCTGCGATCGGCATCGCGATGGCGGCGACCCTCGTCGGCGGCCTCCTGGTGGCGAATGCCGCCGCCTTATCGGAAGCTGCGCTGGACCGGACCAGCAATATGACTCCGATTCAACGGGTGGTTGCGCTGCGTTCGGCGCGGGCGCTCGATCCTCTGGATGGGCTTCTGGCGCGTGAAATGGGCGTGGCGCTGGCACAAACCGGTGCGCGGCAGGACGCCCTTGGCGCCCTCGGCGAGGCCACCCGGCTGTCGCCGTTTGACGCCGTGGCGTGGCGCTTGTACGGCGAAGCGCAACTCGGTCAACCGGATGAGGCGCGCAAGGCGTTCGCCCGCGGGCTCGCTGTGTCGCCGCACAGCCTGAAGATCCTGCTCGACCTTGCGTCGCTTGAGGAGCAGGCCGGAAACCATGAAGCGGCGCTCAACGATTACAGGACCCTCGTATCGGTTGCAGAGGGGCCGGTGGGACAGTACCCGGCGACCCCAGAACTGGTGGACGATGAACCGCTTTACGCCTATGCCGCGCTTGCCACCGACGCAGACCATCACCAGGACGTCGCGACCGCGCAACGCTATCGCCGCGCGCTCATCGCGCTCGCCGATCGGTATCTGTCGAACCGTGAAAAGTACCCGATGATCTGGAGGGCGACCGGCAAGGACGACCCACGGGAACTCGCTGCGGTTCAAAGCCTGCGCGCGAGGGCGGAGGCCGCACTCGTCGGAGCCCCGTCCCGTTAGGATGGGCTGCGGGGACGGGGCCTTCCGGCGTCATTGACCAATGAGATAGTTCACCGCCTCTCCCATTGGGAACTGCGCCCGCGTCTCGTTGTACACAACCCAGCGCGAGCCGTCGTACCAGACCCCCATCGGAGACGGGTTCACGGAATAGATCCCATCGTGCTGCGCAAGCAGGATGGCTGAAGGATTTCCGTTCAGCCGCGCATCGTCGAGGTACAGACCATAGCCGTGGTAGTCGTTGCCGGCGGAATGGACCGCCCGCCCGCCGGACCCGTCGGCATCCACGTAGAAGTACCTTTCCCCGTTCAGCATGTCCGACGCGTTTTCGCTGTAGGCGCTCCACGATGAACCGTCGTAGCGTACTCCGAGCGCTGTGCTGCCGAATGTGCTGACGAAGTGGTGCGTCGCCAGGACGTTGGCGGAACCGTTGTGGTTGAGTTCCGGCGCGGCGAGAAGAACGCCCCATGGGAACGGCGACGACTCGGCGGAGCGTGTGACGGTATGGACCTGCGGACCGAATGAATAGTTGAACGTCTCGCCGTCGGCCATAATCCCTGCGTCGTCGTTGGCGATGACCCACTTGTGGTCGTTCGGCGAATACCACACAGCCGTCGGGCCGTTGTATGCGCCCACGAACCGGTGGGTGGCAACCAGGTGGGCGTCCGCCCAGTTGTTCAGTCGAGGATCATCGATGAAGACGCCGAACCATGAGAACCGGTTCGTTACGTTGCGTGTTACCGCTCCACTTCCTGCGTGAGGGATGAGCGCGCTCCGCGCCAGGCGGACGGCATCGAGGATGTCGATGCGGCCGGCGGAGCTTCCCGTATTCACGGCGTCCAGGTAGGCGACGATGTCGGGGTTGGTCCCGGCAAGTCCGCCCGCGATGCGGAGTACCTCGATCATACCCTCGGCGATCAGGGTCACGCGCGTCGTGGCGGTCTGGCTGCCGCGGTCCGCCACGATGAGCTGCACCAGGTAAGTTCCCGGCAGGTCGGGGGTGAAGGATGGTGTTGAGGTAGTAGCGCCGCTCAGGACAGCCTGGCTACCCTCCGGCTTATAGACGAAGACCCACAGATAGGCGAGCGCTCCGACGCCGTGTGACGCGGTTCCGTTGAGCATCGCCGGCACAAACACCGCCACCGCATGGTCCGGTCCGGCATCGGCCACCAGCACGGCCGGCCGGATGTTGAGGACGACGCTGGCGGAGCCCTTCAGCCCGGCGATGTTTGTCGCTTCGAGTGTGACGGTTTGGTCGCCCGGGGGCAGGGATGCGCTGGAGGAACCCCCAGTGCCGATAGGGGTTGCGACGGCGGAAGACTGCCATACCAGTGACGCGCCGGAAAGGTCGCCGTCCTGAAGGTCGATGGCTTCGCCGTTCAGTGCAACGGTCTGGTCCGTTGTGAAGCTCGCACCGTTGCCTGGCGTAGTGATGTGGACGTTGGGCGCCTTGACACGGATGGTGAAGACGGAGTCTGAATCGTCCCAGGCAGTGTTGACGCCGTCTGTTGCGATCACCCTGAACAGAGCCGTCGCGCTGCCCGGCAGGGTGTCCGTGTTCACCTCGTAAGAGGTTGCCGTGATGCTGGAGTCCACAACTCTCCAAGTGACGCCTCCATCCGTGCTGTAATGCAAAGCGTAGGTCAGGCTGTCGGCATCAGCGTCGGTGGCGGTCCATGTGACGGTGGCGATTGCCGAGTTGACGCACCCGAGGCACTCACCGCCATTTGGATAGATGACCCGCACCTGCGGCACGCTGCGAGAGACCTCGCGGGAGGCCAGGACCACGTCGTCACGCAGAATCAGGATCCGCCCCGTGCCCTCCGCCCACGGTACGACCTCCGACATCGAGGCGTGGAAGTCGTCACCGGAGACAGCTTCGGTGTCCACCATGGGCTCGAAACGGTATCTGGCGAGGACCGTGCCAAGTCGGTTGACCATCACGATGTAGTAGTGGCTGACGTCCGGCGATCGCCTTGCCGCCAGCCACGGCAGTCTCCAGAACGGCCTCAGTACGGCCGTCTCCTTCGTGAGGTTCATCGTGGCGCTGACGAGCAGCCAATCGCCCGCCGCCATCGACCGCGGTACTGGCCCCGCGGAGGGATTTTCAGCCCTCAGTCGATTGAGGATGCCGCTGTAGGTGAAATCGGACATCCACTCACGGTCGCAGTAAGTCATCACGTCCGTCCAGATGTCCGATGGGTATACTGCGGGGGCGATGCTCAGGCTCGGGTCTCCCACATCATACCCGAACAGGGAGAAGTAGTTGGGTCCATCGAGGAGACCGTTAGGATAGGGGTATGCCACGTATCCGCTTGGGCAGAACGTCCAGATGAAGGTGAAACACTCATTCGCGCCGCAGTACTTCGCGTGGAATCGGCCGAATGTGTGGCCGATCTCGTGGCCGCCGTACCAATCCCCGTAGGAACCGTCGGTGTCCCAGCCCCAGTTGGGCCCGGTCGGCCCTGAGGCTACCTTGCTCGGAATGCCGTCGGCCTTGCCGCGCATGAAGCCGCCACCATCGGCGACCATCCCGTAGTAATGCGTGTGGCTGTCCACGGCGCCGTTACCGGACGTTTCCATACTGCGGACGTCCTGCAACTGGGAGTTGATGTCATCGGCGTCGAAATTGCCGGGAGCGCCGTTGCGAACACCCAGGACTCCTTGCAAAAAACTCACGTTCGCCGTCGGGTATGCCCGGCGGAGCCAGGAACTGAGGTGATCAAAATCGGTCTGGGTGGGGGCGAACACAGTGGTGGTTCCATTCGGCATGTATGGTACCGATATCGCGCGGATGCGCACGGTCGGCGCGGTCACGAAGTTTGCGTAGATGAAAAAGCCACTGCCTGTCTCCTCGAAGAGGTCGCCTTTAATTGCGAGTGAGCCTTCACAATCGTCAGTGTTCGCGTCCTGGAGTGAAATGTGAACCCGTCCCTCGGTGGTCCACTCCGGGGGGAGATCGAAATTCAGGGATGCGGTTGCGTCGCGCCGCAGCGAGTCGAGTGTCGCGGTGCTGTTAAGCGTGATGCGGTTTGATGACGCGAGGTTGTACGGTGGTATGCCGGGGCCGAGGAAGAGGTAATCAGGCGCGCCGGGGCGGTTGGCGTAGACGTGCCCCGAGATGTTGGCGAGAGATGTCGCCCCATCCAATCGGAGATAAACGCGGAGGACCGTCCGCTTGCCCGCGATGAGCGGAACGTGGTGATTCATGTCCTGGATCGTCTGCGTCACCTCACCGCCGAGGACGGTTACCCGCACAGTGTTCGGGATGGGGCTGTAGGTAATGGTGCGGGAGGCCTGCGCGGTGCTCTTGCAGTCGCGGACCTCGTCAAGGATGGTATTGACGCCAGGCGTGAGGGCCTCGTAGATCCAGGTGGGCCCGAGCCGGCTGGAACCGGTGAAGGTGGTGACCCAATACGGGCCGCCTCCGCTTGGTCCGTAGATGGAGATCGTGCGCATGGCTGCCGGATCGTCGGATGTGGCGTTGTCCTCCAGCAGAAACCGGTTGCAGCGCACGGTGGCGCCCGGCGCCGGATTGAGGAGCGATACGCTGGGGAACGCCGTCGCGGTGCACGGCGGTGGCGGACCGATAGTGTCGAACTCCAGGTCGTCTACCGCCAGACCATTCATGTCCAGGGTCGATGGATCGAACGCCACCTGTACCATTCGAATCACCGGGTTGATGGTGCTGATCACCAGATTTGTGCGGATGAGTGTGGGGCCCGTGCTGGCCGAGAGCGTGGCCGATGCGGTGGCCACGAGGTCACCGAACTGGTTGAAGCCTTTGAGCGTCACATTCTGTGATGCGGCAAGCGCGCCGGAGCATCCAACCCATACGCCGACACGCGCCTGCCCGGTAGTGAAGTTGGCCTGGATTGGCGTGGTGCAGAACTCGGCGCCGTAGCACTGCTCAATTGCATTGTTGCCCGAGTGGGCGAAGTTG
This genomic interval from Armatimonadota bacterium contains the following:
- a CDS encoding glycosyltransferase family 2 protein; protein product: MNLSVIILNWNAREWLERSVGSALAQDIGARTFEVILVDNASTDGSVQFAQDSFPQLTIIALDENLGFAAGNNVGMAAARGDVVLLLNPDTISHPGAFAAILDFMEAHPACGIAGPKLLNKDGTLQYSCRHFARLEAGFFRNTPLGRLFPRNRATRDYLMKDAPHDEPMVVDWVSGAAMAIRREVIDAVGTLDEEFYMYVEDVDLCYRAKQAGWQTWYAPAGVITHAIAQSSDKNPRPMIIAFHKSMFRFFRKHYLGTLYPGWLTPIVAVGLTVRVGLVIALGYWKDLTGKGPEKASIPPEQQEDRK
- a CDS encoding O-antigen ligase family protein; translated protein: MNRSLLKYLWFGLLCANLGFAPWLGGQWSGVGPAVGRSLAAVAGLAWLADRRRDLRFPRPAFWLWGFIAWSVVTVVGQTSLHASLLALSDLVSYAVLFVLAADASDDDLLRPLALCALFAGCAVAAGIGIAHSVDSGPGWREFGPFATPNLFASYLVTLLPVAFLMAVRSLRKDVSLPGDRRTPANVASVMLGIVAMAVGFTALLLTGSKGAVGALVAAVVVVFAIARPWRQLRGAMVGMAVLVLVFATGIGGRTLLGRVESAGTTEVHSTQFRVLTWKGAARMAAAHPLIGTGIGTFGAAFNRYAIAGWTQAAHNAYLQAAAETGVPGLVLFLVALCSAAAGLLTRARGGSLVAAGALAGLVAAALHNGVDYGWSLWGPSAAMWGLIGLGLGSTGALKSPRWLTAAIGIAMAATLVGGLLVANAAALSEAALDRTSNMTPIQRVVALRSARALDPLDGLLAREMGVALAQTGARQDALGALGEATRLSPFDAVAWRLYGEAQLGQPDEARKAFARGLAVSPHSLKILLDLASLEEQAGNHEAALNDYRTLVSVAEGPVGQYPATPELVDDEPLYAYAALATDADHHQDVATAQRYRRALIALADRYLSNREKYPMIWRATGKDDPRELAAVQSLRARAEAALVGAPSR